The proteins below come from a single Parazoarcus communis genomic window:
- a CDS encoding MurR/RpiR family transcriptional regulator — protein sequence MTPKPAKRFKPIDERIEALSETLPDSEHKLAQLLTAQPALLATHSATELAAIAGSSKAAVTRFIQRVGYDGFASARREAREAQRWGAPGLQAAPGLPAASEEAFGEHLRRDLQNLARTFEKLTSGVVEPAVTTLARARRVGVIGYRNSHALAQYFARQLVLLKDHVALLPQAGQTIGEDLAAFGPDDMLVILAFRRRVPVVAEIARHAKKAGVPVLVLMDATTPAKEVDATWRIACETSGSGRFDSYAAAMSVLNLLVSTLANRPEVEAGNRLRAAERLHEGLEEL from the coding sequence ATGACGCCCAAGCCCGCCAAACGCTTCAAGCCGATCGACGAACGCATCGAAGCGCTCAGCGAAACCCTGCCCGACTCCGAGCACAAGCTCGCGCAGCTGCTCACCGCGCAACCCGCCCTGCTCGCCACCCACTCGGCCACCGAGCTGGCGGCCATCGCCGGCAGCTCCAAGGCCGCGGTAACGCGCTTCATCCAGCGTGTAGGCTACGACGGTTTCGCCTCCGCCCGGCGCGAAGCGCGCGAGGCGCAACGCTGGGGCGCCCCCGGCCTGCAGGCCGCACCCGGCCTCCCTGCAGCCTCGGAAGAAGCCTTCGGCGAACACCTCAGGCGCGACCTGCAGAACCTTGCCCGTACCTTCGAGAAACTCACCAGCGGCGTCGTAGAGCCCGCCGTCACCACCCTCGCCCGCGCTCGCCGGGTCGGCGTGATCGGCTACCGCAACAGCCACGCCCTGGCGCAATACTTCGCCCGCCAACTCGTGCTGCTCAAGGACCACGTCGCCCTGCTCCCCCAGGCCGGCCAGACCATCGGCGAAGACCTCGCCGCCTTCGGCCCCGACGACATGCTCGTCATCCTCGCCTTCCGCCGCCGCGTGCCAGTGGTCGCAGAGATCGCCCGCCACGCAAAGAAAGCCGGCGTGCCGGTGCTGGTGCTGATGGACGCCACCACGCCCGCAAAGGAAGTCGACGCCACCTGGCGCATCGCCTGCGAGACGAGCGGCTCCGGCCGATTCGATTCCTATGCCGCGGCAATGAGCGTACTCAACCTGCTCGTATCAACACTGGCAAACCGGCCGGAAGTGGAAGCAGGCAACCGACTGCGCGCAGCAGAAAGGCTGCATGAGGGGCTGGAAGAGCTGTAA
- a CDS encoding ABC transporter substrate-binding protein, translating into MPSPRARFGFFLRFPLGAILIALCGWTAAAHALDAVTLQLKWSHAFQFAGYYAAKEKGYYREVGLDVAIHEARPGDDPVKNVLDGNAQYGVGNSSLLLARSSGQPVVVLAVLFQHSPVVLLVRREGPVQGIHDMAGKRLMIEPQSDELLAYLKQEGIPLAGITRVEHSFRPQDLIDGKADAISAYVTNEPYFLDRTGFEYHTYTPRSAGIDFYGDNLFTTEHELSKHPARVKAFREASLRGWQYAMAHPEEIADLILDKYSQQHPREFYLFEASRMEPLFRTDLIEIGYMNPGRWRHIADTYAQLGLLPENFVFDGFVYNAESERDLTWLYLAGILLVIVSAVAFYIYRINRRLTLALITSKRDHELLRVSEERHRLLADNATDVIWTMNLDGQFTYVSPSVEKLRGYSSEEVMRQPMEQALTAASIPIAKEALASSIAAMVQGKPFVEFQGELEQPCKDGSTVWTEVSTSGMRNAAGEFFGILGVTRNITKRKQMEDQVRLLAFYDPLTKLPNRRLLNDRLTQAMAISKRGGCYAAVMFLDLDNFKPLNDKYGHAVGDLLLIEAADRLKKCVRETDTVARFGGDEFVVLISELMEDRAGSEVLAMRIAEKVRSSLAKAYVLTVQHEDKADGIVEHQCTVSIGIALFISHDATEGDILRRADTAMYQAKEAGRNKICFYDVGESKGSESIDSFGDT; encoded by the coding sequence ATGCCTTCGCCACGCGCACGGTTCGGGTTTTTCCTTCGGTTCCCGCTGGGCGCAATCCTGATTGCGTTGTGCGGATGGACTGCTGCTGCTCATGCCTTGGACGCTGTCACGCTTCAACTCAAATGGAGCCACGCTTTCCAGTTCGCCGGCTACTACGCCGCGAAGGAAAAGGGCTACTACCGCGAGGTGGGGCTTGATGTCGCAATACATGAAGCGCGTCCGGGAGATGACCCGGTAAAAAACGTGCTTGATGGCAATGCCCAGTATGGGGTTGGTAATAGCAGTCTGCTTCTGGCGCGAAGTTCGGGGCAGCCCGTGGTGGTGCTGGCCGTCCTGTTTCAGCATTCGCCTGTGGTGCTGCTTGTCCGCCGCGAAGGGCCGGTTCAGGGAATTCACGACATGGCGGGCAAGCGCCTGATGATCGAACCCCAGTCCGACGAACTGTTGGCCTATCTCAAGCAAGAGGGCATCCCCTTGGCCGGTATTACCCGCGTCGAGCACAGTTTCCGGCCACAGGACCTGATTGACGGCAAGGCAGATGCGATCTCTGCCTACGTGACCAACGAGCCCTACTTTCTGGATCGCACGGGCTTCGAGTATCACACCTACACCCCGCGCTCCGCTGGCATCGACTTTTACGGCGACAACCTGTTCACAACCGAACATGAGCTGAGCAAGCATCCGGCCCGTGTAAAAGCGTTTCGTGAAGCGAGTCTGCGCGGATGGCAGTACGCGATGGCGCATCCTGAAGAAATCGCCGACCTGATCCTGGACAAATACTCGCAGCAACATCCCCGCGAGTTCTACCTGTTCGAGGCCAGCCGCATGGAGCCGCTCTTTCGAACGGATCTGATCGAGATCGGGTACATGAACCCAGGTCGCTGGCGTCATATTGCGGACACCTACGCCCAGCTTGGCTTGCTGCCGGAAAACTTTGTGTTCGACGGATTCGTCTATAACGCCGAATCAGAGCGTGATCTGACCTGGCTCTACCTCGCAGGCATCCTGCTTGTCATCGTGAGCGCCGTCGCATTCTATATTTATCGAATCAACAGGCGCCTGACCCTGGCACTGATCACCAGCAAAAGGGATCACGAGCTGCTCAGGGTCAGTGAGGAGCGGCATCGCCTGTTGGCCGATAACGCCACCGACGTGATCTGGACGATGAATCTCGATGGTCAATTCACCTATGTCAGCCCATCGGTGGAGAAGCTGCGGGGATATAGCAGCGAAGAGGTCATGCGGCAGCCCATGGAACAGGCATTGACCGCAGCGTCCATCCCGATTGCAAAGGAAGCACTTGCAAGCTCCATTGCAGCGATGGTTCAAGGCAAGCCCTTTGTAGAGTTTCAGGGAGAACTCGAACAGCCTTGCAAGGACGGGTCGACCGTTTGGACCGAAGTGAGCACCTCTGGCATGCGAAACGCTGCCGGTGAGTTTTTTGGCATTCTGGGCGTGACCCGGAACATCACCAAGCGCAAGCAGATGGAAGATCAGGTGCGGCTGCTCGCCTTCTATGACCCGTTGACCAAGTTGCCAAATCGTCGGCTACTCAACGATCGCCTCACTCAAGCGATGGCGATCAGCAAGCGCGGAGGTTGCTACGCTGCAGTGATGTTTCTCGATCTGGACAACTTCAAGCCACTAAACGACAAATATGGGCATGCCGTTGGAGACCTGCTACTGATCGAGGCGGCGGACCGGCTGAAGAAATGTGTGCGTGAAACCGACACCGTGGCTCGCTTCGGCGGCGATGAATTTGTGGTGTTGATCAGCGAACTGATGGAGGACCGAGCTGGCTCAGAAGTGCTGGCCATGCGCATTGCCGAGAAGGTTCGCAGTTCTTTAGCCAAAGCCTACGTCCTTACAGTGCAGCACGAAGACAAAGCTGACGGCATTGTGGAGCACCAATGTACGGTGAGCATCGGCATTGCACTGTTCATCAGCCATGATGCGACCGAGGGCGACATCCTCAGGCGTGCGGATACAGCCATGTATCAGGCAAAAGAGGCTGGGCGTAACAAAATTTGCTTTTATGACGTGGGCGAGTCGAAAGGGTCAGAGTCGATTGATTCTTTCGGAGATACGTAA
- a CDS encoding sensor domain-containing diguanylate cyclase, whose translation MVTKLNSLADYKRALLLPLAAGLLTLLLVVGVAEFLRERGAIDEQRAIAVEGVKSALKLAIDRDSDKLSGLLELLTRNADLQQAFVRRDFDELLAVAQPYYTVLRARHNITHFYFIAPDRRMFLRVQAPERRGDEINRYTLGEAERTGKPSAGLELGPMGIFTLRVVHPWIDATGQRIGYIELGIEIDRTLEQLHSLTGVSLYSLVEKKYVQRERWEAGMRMIGRNHDWDRFPDHVVVGRPEGSDRTNVPHSLLLEATSSADVKRARVAARSLVVETTPLTDASGRSVGRMLLVMDVSASEGRYGRAIALLVGAGLLIGLGTLLIADRVITHVYLRLNETRQERDDYLERAERDALTSLLRQDVFMQALNKELHRIRHDDSTSGLLMIDIDFFKRVNDTYGHRSGDHVLQSVAHLIRDCVRPQDLVARYGGEEFTVILPGAGHDTAWAVAERIRSSVEQFPFLVDGTTLKITLSIGISIAHGGGTTTEALIRTADRALYDAKNSGRNRIISHARS comes from the coding sequence ATGGTCACAAAGCTGAACTCTCTTGCCGATTACAAGCGGGCGCTGCTGCTGCCTCTTGCCGCAGGCTTGCTGACCTTGCTGCTGGTGGTTGGCGTGGCAGAGTTCTTGCGCGAACGCGGAGCGATCGACGAACAGCGTGCGATTGCGGTTGAAGGCGTCAAGTCCGCGCTGAAACTTGCAATCGACCGGGACTCCGACAAGCTTAGCGGTCTGCTCGAACTGCTCACGCGAAATGCCGACTTGCAGCAGGCCTTCGTCCGTCGTGATTTTGACGAATTGCTCGCTGTGGCACAGCCCTACTACACCGTCCTGCGCGCCAGGCACAACATCACCCATTTCTATTTCATTGCGCCGGACCGCCGCATGTTCCTCCGTGTGCAGGCCCCGGAACGCCGCGGTGACGAGATCAACCGCTACACGCTGGGTGAGGCTGAGCGCACGGGCAAACCGAGCGCTGGCCTGGAGCTGGGGCCGATGGGCATCTTTACGCTGCGCGTGGTCCATCCCTGGATTGACGCCACCGGCCAGCGGATTGGCTACATCGAACTCGGCATCGAGATTGACCGCACACTGGAGCAATTGCATTCGCTGACCGGCGTGAGCCTTTATTCACTGGTCGAAAAGAAATATGTCCAGCGCGAGCGCTGGGAGGCCGGCATGCGCATGATCGGGCGCAACCACGATTGGGACCGTTTTCCGGACCACGTAGTGGTGGGGCGTCCCGAGGGCTCCGACCGCACCAACGTTCCGCACAGTCTGCTGCTTGAAGCGACCTCGTCGGCCGACGTAAAGCGCGCGCGGGTGGCCGCGCGCAGCCTGGTCGTGGAGACCACGCCACTGACCGACGCTTCCGGGCGCAGCGTGGGCCGGATGCTGCTGGTGATGGATGTTTCCGCGAGCGAGGGCCGATACGGCCGCGCGATTGCACTCCTGGTGGGGGCTGGTCTGCTGATCGGGCTGGGCACACTGCTGATCGCCGACCGGGTCATCACCCATGTCTATCTCCGCCTGAACGAAACCCGGCAAGAGCGCGATGACTATCTTGAGCGCGCAGAGCGCGATGCGCTGACCAGCCTGCTCCGGCAGGACGTCTTCATGCAGGCCCTGAACAAAGAATTGCACCGTATCCGCCACGATGACAGCACATCCGGACTGCTGATGATCGACATCGATTTCTTCAAGCGGGTCAACGACACTTACGGCCACCGCAGCGGCGACCATGTGCTGCAGTCGGTGGCCCACCTGATCCGCGACTGCGTGCGTCCGCAAGACCTCGTCGCACGCTACGGCGGGGAGGAATTCACCGTCATCCTGCCCGGCGCAGGGCACGACACCGCCTGGGCAGTCGCCGAGCGCATCCGCAGCAGCGTCGAGCAGTTTCCCTTTCTGGTCGACGGCACCACGCTGAAGATCACCCTGAGCATCGGCATCAGCATCGCGCACGGAGGGGGCACGACCACCGAAGCCCTGATCCGAACCGCCGACCGTGCGCTCTACGACGCAAAGAACAGCGGCCGCAACCGCATCATCAGTCACGCAAGGAGCTGA
- a CDS encoding DUF3592 domain-containing protein yields MIEYATDMWALAFEGDKQGVLFFVVVYALIVCLYSFFRQVLIRRWPVAKGRLLSASVEKWGISELVLSDQDYKVDSLYEYHVSEKSYQGKRVSPWIIIASHNARFLLKKQLNGVQKNEDGTVNVFYHPKNPAKSYLVKPGFFGMAINLCIAVLPLLLYAYEYS; encoded by the coding sequence ATGATTGAGTATGCAACCGATATGTGGGCGCTTGCCTTTGAAGGGGATAAGCAAGGAGTACTATTCTTTGTAGTAGTTTATGCGTTGATTGTGTGCCTGTATTCTTTCTTCAGACAAGTTCTGATAAGACGGTGGCCGGTAGCAAAAGGCCGTCTGCTAAGTGCTTCTGTTGAGAAGTGGGGGATTTCGGAGCTGGTTCTATCGGACCAGGATTACAAAGTTGATTCATTGTATGAGTATCATGTTTCCGAAAAAAGTTACCAAGGAAAGCGAGTATCGCCTTGGATAATAATCGCATCTCACAATGCCAGATTCTTGTTGAAGAAGCAGTTGAACGGTGTTCAGAAAAATGAAGATGGCACTGTTAATGTGTTTTATCACCCAAAAAACCCCGCGAAAAGCTACTTGGTGAAGCCCGGGTTTTTCGGTATGGCCATCAATTTATGTATTGCAGTTCTCCCTTTGCTTCTCTATGCATATGAGTATTCTTGA
- a CDS encoding TRAP transporter substrate-binding protein has protein sequence MKKTNQLLAALIASTGILFGASAQAQNAAPIVIKFSHVVAAETPKGKAAEMFRKLAEERTNGRVKVEVYPNSVLYKDKEELEALQLGAVQMLAPSTAKFGPLGFREFDAFALPFIFDNYDDVHKVLQGPIGGGLLKKLETRGLAGLAFWDSGFKQFTGNRAMHKPEDLKGMKIRIQSSKVIEEQMRSLGVLPQVMAFSELYTALQTGVIDGDEQSTPNIWTQKFYEVEKHMTVSNHGYTGYAVVTNKKFWDELPPEIRTELEGAMKDATAFANDVARKDNEAALEMIKSSGRMAVFTPTPQERNEWKRAMVKVHATMAPRVGQEFLESIYRETGFEVAKK, from the coding sequence ATGAAAAAAACGAACCAACTGCTTGCCGCCCTGATCGCCTCGACCGGCATCCTTTTCGGCGCGTCGGCCCAGGCTCAGAACGCTGCGCCCATCGTCATCAAGTTCAGCCACGTCGTGGCCGCCGAGACGCCCAAGGGCAAGGCTGCCGAGATGTTCAGAAAGCTTGCGGAAGAGCGCACCAACGGTCGCGTCAAGGTTGAGGTCTATCCGAACAGCGTGCTCTATAAGGACAAGGAAGAGCTCGAGGCGCTGCAACTGGGCGCGGTGCAGATGCTTGCGCCGTCCACCGCCAAGTTCGGCCCGCTCGGGTTCAGGGAGTTCGACGCCTTCGCGCTGCCCTTCATCTTCGACAACTACGACGATGTGCACAAGGTGCTGCAGGGCCCGATCGGCGGTGGGCTGCTGAAGAAGCTGGAAACACGTGGACTGGCCGGACTTGCGTTCTGGGACAGCGGCTTCAAGCAATTCACCGGCAACCGGGCGATGCACAAGCCGGAAGACCTCAAGGGCATGAAGATTCGCATTCAGTCGTCCAAGGTCATCGAAGAGCAGATGCGGTCCCTCGGTGTGCTGCCGCAGGTGATGGCCTTCTCCGAGCTGTATACCGCGCTGCAGACGGGCGTCATCGACGGTGACGAGCAATCGACTCCGAACATCTGGACGCAGAAGTTCTATGAAGTCGAAAAGCACATGACGGTCAGCAACCACGGCTACACGGGCTACGCGGTAGTGACCAACAAGAAGTTCTGGGACGAGCTGCCGCCTGAGATCCGCACTGAACTCGAAGGCGCAATGAAGGACGCGACCGCATTCGCCAACGACGTCGCACGCAAGGACAACGAAGCAGCCCTCGAGATGATCAAGAGCAGCGGACGGATGGCGGTGTTCACGCCGACGCCGCAGGAGCGCAACGAGTGGAAGCGCGCGATGGTAAAGGTGCATGCCACGATGGCACCTCGCGTTGGCCAGGAATTCCTCGAATCGATCTATCGTGAGACGGGTTTCGAAGTCGCCAAGAAGTGA
- a CDS encoding 5-carboxymethyl-2-hydroxymuconate Delta-isomerase produces MPHCIIEHSTDFDSDQLVSEVFTAALHSGLFDPDGNDIKVRALSFSSYLTGPRKSPFIHVALKILSGRTPEQRSNLSSTVVAQLRALGFSNTSITAEVVEMERGSYGKVIV; encoded by the coding sequence ATGCCACATTGCATCATCGAGCACTCGACAGACTTTGATAGTGACCAGCTGGTAAGCGAGGTATTCACTGCTGCCCTGCATTCCGGCCTTTTTGACCCGGATGGCAATGACATAAAGGTACGGGCACTGAGTTTCAGCAGCTATCTGACAGGCCCGCGGAAGTCCCCATTCATTCACGTTGCGCTGAAAATCCTGTCCGGACGAACCCCCGAACAGCGATCAAATCTATCCAGTACCGTTGTCGCGCAATTGCGCGCACTTGGCTTCAGCAACACCTCGATCACAGCCGAAGTTGTGGAAATGGAACGGGGTAGCTACGGCAAAGTGATCGTATAG
- a CDS encoding GGDEF domain-containing protein, giving the protein MPTERQRLIQSLFEDYIEMYASRDARLITCFSENFSGYAGSSDVLVTDRAEWIRITALDFAQVPERLHIEMLDLALQDLADDVVAVTAFFHIHLPFPESILARETARLVLIFRLEGDAWKIAHSGISIPFGLAGDDEIYPMVNLRERNRELEALIETRTHALAEANRKLEALSNTDGLTGVANRRSFDQALSREWDRGQRSGAPLSLVMLDVDLFKHFNDTNGHLAGDACLQALARLLAQSARRAGDLVARFGGEEFVVLLPETGEDDAVKFATHLLDEIRSLALPHAGVPASIVTASIGVASLTPSRHNPPEYLVEHADRALYRAKQAGRNCMYFAGESLTD; this is encoded by the coding sequence ATGCCAACTGAACGCCAGCGCCTGATCCAGTCTCTGTTCGAGGACTACATCGAGATGTATGCCTCGCGCGACGCGCGCCTGATAACGTGCTTCAGCGAAAACTTCAGTGGCTACGCAGGCAGCAGCGATGTTCTGGTCACCGACAGGGCTGAGTGGATTCGCATCACCGCGCTGGATTTCGCACAAGTGCCCGAGCGCCTCCACATCGAAATGCTGGATCTGGCGCTTCAGGATCTGGCCGACGATGTGGTCGCCGTGACCGCTTTCTTTCACATCCACCTTCCTTTTCCGGAAAGCATTCTGGCGCGAGAAACGGCGCGCCTGGTGCTGATCTTCCGCCTTGAGGGCGATGCCTGGAAAATTGCACACAGCGGCATCTCAATTCCATTCGGTCTTGCCGGGGACGATGAAATCTACCCGATGGTTAACCTGCGTGAGCGCAATCGCGAACTGGAAGCGCTGATCGAAACGCGCACTCACGCCCTGGCGGAAGCAAACAGAAAGCTGGAGGCCTTGAGTAACACCGACGGCCTGACCGGCGTCGCTAACCGCCGGAGCTTCGATCAGGCGCTTTCCCGGGAATGGGACCGCGGGCAGCGCTCCGGCGCGCCGCTGTCGCTGGTCATGCTCGACGTCGATCTGTTCAAGCATTTCAACGACACAAATGGACACCTCGCAGGCGACGCGTGCCTGCAGGCGTTGGCCAGGCTGTTGGCGCAGTCGGCGCGCCGTGCAGGAGACCTGGTGGCACGTTTCGGCGGCGAAGAGTTCGTGGTGCTATTACCCGAGACTGGCGAAGATGACGCAGTGAAGTTCGCCACCCACCTGCTGGATGAAATCCGTTCACTGGCACTGCCACATGCCGGCGTACCCGCAAGCATCGTCACCGCCAGCATTGGCGTGGCCAGCCTGACACCTTCCCGGCACAACCCACCCGAGTATCTGGTGGAGCATGCCGACCGGGCGCTGTACCGCGCCAAACAAGCCGGGCGCAATTGCATGTACTTCGCCGGCGAGTCGCTCACGGACTGA
- a CDS encoding N-carbamoyl-D-amino-acid hydrolase, producing the protein MSRKITVGAAQLGPIARSESRRQVVARMIDLMREAKSRGCHYVAFPELALTTFFPRWYTENQAEIDAWFETEMPGPETLPLFEEAKKLGIGFYLGYAELAQEDGVTHHYNTSILVDPTGTIVGKYRKVHLPGHRENEPWRAFQHLEKRYFERGNLGFGAWRAQAATEKGIFGMALCNDRRWPETYRVLGLQGVEMAFIGYNTPIHYPPVPEHDHLQGFHNHLVMQAGAYQNGMWIVGIAKAGKEEDCDLLGQSCIIAPTGEMVAMCSTVEDELVTSVCDLDRCRELKDNVFNFGLHREPETYRLIVDTKGPVEPA; encoded by the coding sequence ATGAGCCGCAAGATCACCGTCGGCGCCGCCCAGCTCGGCCCCATCGCCCGCTCGGAATCGCGGCGTCAGGTCGTCGCACGCATGATCGACCTGATGCGCGAAGCCAAGTCCCGTGGCTGTCACTACGTGGCCTTTCCGGAACTGGCACTCACCACCTTCTTTCCGCGCTGGTACACCGAGAACCAGGCCGAGATCGACGCCTGGTTCGAAACCGAGATGCCCGGCCCGGAAACCCTGCCTCTGTTCGAGGAAGCCAAGAAGCTCGGCATCGGCTTCTACCTCGGCTACGCCGAACTGGCACAGGAAGACGGCGTCACCCACCACTACAACACCTCGATTCTGGTCGACCCGACCGGCACCATCGTCGGCAAATACCGCAAGGTACACCTGCCCGGCCACCGCGAGAACGAACCCTGGCGCGCCTTCCAGCACCTCGAAAAGCGCTACTTCGAGCGCGGCAACCTCGGCTTCGGCGCCTGGCGCGCACAGGCCGCCACGGAAAAGGGCATTTTCGGCATGGCGCTGTGCAACGACCGCCGCTGGCCCGAAACCTACCGCGTGCTCGGCCTGCAGGGCGTGGAAATGGCCTTCATCGGCTACAACACCCCCATCCATTACCCGCCGGTGCCCGAGCACGACCACCTGCAGGGCTTCCACAACCACCTGGTCATGCAGGCTGGCGCCTATCAGAACGGCATGTGGATCGTCGGCATCGCCAAGGCCGGCAAGGAAGAAGATTGCGACCTGCTGGGCCAAAGCTGCATCATTGCGCCCACCGGCGAAATGGTGGCGATGTGCTCCACGGTGGAAGATGAACTGGTGACCTCGGTGTGCGATCTCGACCGCTGTCGCGAGCTCAAGGACAATGTCTTCAACTTCGGCCTGCATCGCGAACCGGAAACCTATCGCCTGATCGTCGACACCAAGGGCCCGGTCGAACCCGCCTGA
- a CDS encoding DEAD/DEAH box helicase, producing the protein MAKIIPSLNRHTLARMTSGERRVAQTLAAVLEDDYLVWYDIPVARRRRYPDFIILHPSRGLLFLEIKDWKPETLKRLSKSEVTLHTERGQVLEVHPLEQARQYAYEVIALLSRDPQLCHQSGPHQGKLVMPYGWGVVLTNITRKQIAASMPEESRDILLPEHLMIYKGEFSENTEPEAFQQRLWDMFTYRFGQPLSLPQIDRIRWHLFPEVRIDAPLQTELFADPLQAAGEIEQTLPDIIRIMDIQQEQLARSLGEGHRVIHGVAGSGKTMILGYRCLYLAQTLQKPILVLCFNITLAARLRAFISAKGIGAQVQVYHFHDWCGQQLRTYSVDVPAGEGPHFERQVSAVIHAVEQGFIPRAQYGALLIDEGHDMQADWLKLVVQMVDPESNSLLLLYDDAQSIYKKKAGLGFTLSSVGIQAQGRTSILRLNYRNTREILSFAFGFARHYLDPQQSDDDHIPLVEPEAAGISGPAPVAKRLKSFADELDYTCACIRKWRSNGVELKDIGVLYATNTQGAQLSRRLEKDDVPHQWLGSRAQKMAYDAESDALTLLTIHSSKGLEFERVIMIGIGQMEDEGEQRQQSARLLYVGMTRARRYLLMASSGENEFSRRIVDVEGLGGDR; encoded by the coding sequence ATGGCGAAGATCATCCCCAGCCTCAATCGCCACACGCTCGCCCGCATGACCTCGGGTGAACGGCGTGTAGCGCAAACGCTCGCTGCGGTGCTGGAGGATGATTACCTCGTCTGGTACGACATTCCGGTTGCAAGACGCAGGCGCTACCCCGACTTCATCATCCTGCATCCCTCGCGCGGCCTGCTGTTTCTGGAAATCAAGGACTGGAAGCCGGAAACGCTCAAGCGCCTGAGCAAGAGCGAGGTCACCCTGCACACCGAACGCGGGCAGGTGCTCGAAGTCCACCCGCTTGAGCAGGCGCGCCAGTACGCCTACGAAGTCATCGCCCTGCTGTCGCGCGACCCGCAGTTGTGCCATCAGTCCGGCCCGCATCAGGGCAAGCTCGTCATGCCTTACGGCTGGGGCGTGGTGCTGACCAATATCACGCGCAAGCAGATCGCCGCTTCGATGCCGGAGGAAAGTCGCGACATTCTGCTGCCCGAGCACCTGATGATCTACAAGGGTGAGTTTTCCGAGAACACGGAGCCCGAAGCCTTCCAGCAAAGGCTGTGGGACATGTTCACCTACCGCTTTGGCCAGCCCCTGAGCCTGCCGCAGATTGACCGCATCCGGTGGCACCTCTTCCCCGAAGTGCGCATCGACGCGCCGCTGCAGACCGAACTCTTCGCTGACCCGCTGCAGGCCGCCGGCGAAATCGAGCAGACCCTGCCCGACATCATCCGCATCATGGACATCCAGCAGGAGCAGCTTGCCCGCAGCCTGGGCGAAGGGCACCGCGTCATCCACGGTGTGGCCGGATCGGGCAAAACCATGATCCTGGGCTACCGTTGCCTGTATCTGGCGCAGACGCTGCAAAAGCCCATCCTGGTGCTGTGCTTCAACATCACCCTGGCGGCGCGGTTGCGCGCCTTCATTTCGGCCAAGGGCATCGGTGCCCAGGTGCAGGTCTATCACTTTCATGACTGGTGCGGGCAGCAGCTCAGAACCTACAGCGTCGATGTTCCTGCGGGCGAGGGCCCGCACTTCGAGCGTCAGGTCAGCGCCGTCATCCACGCGGTGGAGCAGGGCTTCATCCCGCGCGCCCAGTACGGCGCGCTGCTGATCGACGAAGGCCACGACATGCAGGCCGACTGGCTCAAGCTGGTGGTGCAGATGGTCGACCCCGAAAGCAATTCCCTGTTGCTGCTCTACGACGACGCCCAATCCATCTACAAGAAGAAGGCGGGGCTCGGCTTCACCCTGTCGAGCGTCGGCATCCAGGCTCAGGGCCGCACCTCAATCCTGCGCCTCAACTATCGGAACACCCGCGAGATCCTCAGCTTTGCTTTCGGCTTCGCCCGCCACTACCTCGACCCGCAGCAATCGGACGACGACCACATCCCCCTGGTCGAGCCCGAAGCCGCCGGCATCAGCGGCCCCGCCCCGGTCGCCAAACGCCTGAAGTCCTTTGCCGACGAGCTCGACTACACTTGCGCCTGCATCCGGAAGTGGCGCAGCAATGGCGTGGAACTGAAGGACATTGGGGTGCTGTACGCCACCAACACCCAAGGCGCCCAACTGAGCCGGCGCCTGGAGAAAGACGACGTTCCCCACCAGTGGCTGGGCAGCCGCGCCCAGAAGATGGCCTACGACGCCGAAAGCGATGCACTCACGCTGCTGACCATCCATAGCAGCAAGGGCCTCGAGTTCGAGCGCGTGATCATGATTGGCATCGGGCAGATGGAAGATGAAGGCGAGCAACGCCAGCAATCGGCACGCTTGCTGTACGTGGGAATGACGCGGGCACGGCGGTATCTGTTGATGGCGAGTTCAGGGGAGAACGAGTTCAGCCGGCGGATTGTGGATGTTGAGGGGTTGGGGGGCGACAGGTGA